In a single window of the Limnochorda sp. L945t genome:
- the murA gene encoding UDP-N-acetylglucosamine 1-carboxyvinyltransferase encodes MTDLIVEGGVRLSGQLTASGAKNSALPALVAAALADGGPVHLEHVPTDADVATMIQLLRSLGVRVEIGPEPGGVTVYGGELRTTEAPYTLVRRMRASFYVAGLLLARAKEATVPLPGGCALGSRPVDYHLRGFEAMGAAIQIEGGSMRALAPSGLAGTSIQLSRPSVGTTIQLMMTASLARGTTTLENAALEPEVVDVASLLNLMGARIRGAGTPVVRIEGVEGLHGCRYAIIPDRIEIATWLVAGAITAGEVEVHGALAEHLHMPLAKLKEAGYLIRQTPDMVALSTPPGLARPHAVDLETAPYPGFPTDLQQPFAALLTIADGTSMVRETIFDRFRYVDELRRMGADVRVERDTAIIRGVPRLTGARVEATDLRGGAALLLAALAAEGETRIENAEMIDRGYEALETKVAALGGRIRREPGTRVPDGGVAEDWRAVFEGPLPARRS; translated from the coding sequence GTGACGGATCTCATCGTTGAAGGCGGCGTACGCCTTTCGGGACAACTCACGGCCAGCGGCGCCAAGAACAGCGCGTTGCCCGCTTTGGTCGCAGCCGCGCTGGCCGATGGTGGGCCCGTCCACCTCGAGCACGTGCCCACCGACGCGGACGTGGCGACCATGATCCAGTTGCTGCGCAGCCTGGGCGTCCGCGTCGAAATCGGGCCGGAGCCCGGGGGAGTCACGGTGTACGGCGGAGAGCTTCGCACGACGGAGGCCCCCTACACGCTGGTACGCCGGATGCGGGCATCCTTCTACGTGGCAGGCCTCTTGCTGGCCAGGGCCAAAGAGGCCACGGTACCCCTGCCCGGCGGCTGTGCGCTCGGTTCCCGCCCGGTCGACTACCATCTGCGCGGCTTCGAAGCGATGGGAGCGGCCATCCAGATCGAGGGTGGCAGCATGCGAGCGCTCGCGCCATCTGGATTGGCAGGCACGAGCATCCAGTTGAGCCGGCCCAGCGTGGGGACGACCATCCAGTTGATGATGACGGCGTCGCTCGCCCGGGGCACGACGACGCTGGAAAACGCCGCGCTCGAGCCCGAAGTGGTCGACGTCGCCTCGCTGCTCAACCTCATGGGCGCCCGTATCCGGGGGGCGGGGACTCCCGTCGTCCGGATCGAGGGCGTCGAAGGACTCCACGGGTGCCGTTACGCCATCATCCCGGACCGCATCGAGATCGCCACGTGGCTGGTCGCCGGGGCCATCACCGCGGGAGAGGTGGAGGTCCACGGGGCGCTCGCCGAGCACCTGCACATGCCCCTGGCCAAGCTCAAGGAGGCCGGCTACCTGATCCGCCAGACGCCGGACATGGTGGCGCTGTCCACTCCGCCCGGTCTGGCGCGCCCTCATGCCGTCGATCTGGAGACGGCGCCCTATCCGGGCTTTCCGACCGACCTCCAACAGCCTTTCGCCGCCCTCCTGACCATCGCCGACGGGACGAGCATGGTGCGGGAGACCATCTTCGACCGGTTTCGCTACGTCGACGAGCTGCGCCGGATGGGCGCAGACGTCCGGGTCGAGAGGGACACGGCCATCATCCGGGGCGTGCCTCGCCTCACCGGGGCCCGCGTCGAGGCGACGGACCTGCGGGGTGGGGCGGCGCTGCTCCTGGCGGCGCTCGCCGCCGAAGGCGAGACGCGCATCGAAAACGCCGAAATGATCGACAGAGGGTACGAGGCACTCGAGACGAAGGTCGCAGCGCTCGGGGGCCGGATCCGGCGGGAGCCGGGCACGCGCGTGCCGGACGGCGGAGTCGCCGAAGACTGGCGCGCCGTCTTCGAAGGGCCACTCCCGGCCCGCCGCTCGTAG
- a CDS encoding alpha/beta fold hydrolase, producing the protein MQSRSAALNTRVHPARPVVLLHAFPLHAGMWQPQMQALAERGFSAVAVDLPGFGSSPLRDEQDLDGFAARVLEVLDGLQVERAAFVGLSMGGYVLFRLWQQAPHRIGALVLADTRAEPDSPEARERRYAQASQVAVLGVEAILEGFVAGALGRATLDGRPGVVETVRRIVREARPAGVVNALRAMAVRPDSTPLLPRITVPTLVVAGEQDGLTPPDVAHRMAAAVPGAKLSVIPEAGHLSNLEAPGTFNRQLLDFLETSGFWRA; encoded by the coding sequence GTGCAATCACGGAGCGCCGCGCTAAACACCCGTGTCCATCCCGCCCGCCCGGTCGTCTTGCTACATGCGTTCCCCCTCCATGCCGGGATGTGGCAACCTCAGATGCAGGCGTTGGCGGAGCGGGGCTTCTCTGCGGTGGCCGTGGATCTGCCCGGCTTCGGCTCGAGCCCGCTCCGGGACGAGCAGGACCTGGACGGCTTCGCCGCGCGGGTGCTGGAGGTGCTGGACGGGCTACAGGTGGAGCGCGCCGCTTTCGTCGGGCTCAGCATGGGCGGTTACGTCCTGTTTCGCTTGTGGCAACAGGCCCCTCACCGCATCGGGGCCCTGGTGCTCGCCGATACCCGGGCCGAGCCGGACAGCCCCGAGGCTCGGGAGCGCCGGTACGCCCAGGCATCCCAGGTGGCGGTCCTCGGGGTGGAGGCCATCCTGGAGGGGTTCGTGGCCGGCGCTCTGGGGCGGGCGACTCTGGATGGCCGGCCCGGAGTGGTCGAGACCGTGAGACGGATCGTGCGGGAGGCGCGGCCGGCCGGGGTCGTCAACGCCCTCCGGGCCATGGCGGTGCGCCCCGACTCGACGCCCCTGCTGCCCCGGATCACCGTACCCACCCTGGTCGTGGCAGGCGAGCAAGACGGCCTCACCCCGCCCGACGTGGCCCACCGCATGGCGGCCGCCGTTCCCGGCGCGAAGCTTTCGGTGATACCGGAAGCAGGACACCTCTCCAATTTGGAAGCGCCCGGCACCTTCAACCGGCAGCTGCTGGACTTCCTGGAAACGAGCGGCTTCTGGAGGGCCTGA
- a CDS encoding carbohydrate-binding protein — protein MAGLLQSLRRAFTGTSTREATPAGRPGDEEYGLIGAGEGHEAASAVAEERERPFGEVDDGVYVKPTPVTSGQDVTIWYSGLLARHGADQVFLHYGFGPGRWSDVHDVPMQKVGWIGQTPLWEAHLEAKGFGTLEFCFRDSADHWDNNNGHNWVYQIHWGAR, from the coding sequence GTGGCCGGTCTGCTGCAGTCGCTACGGCGCGCCTTCACGGGCACCTCCACGAGAGAGGCCACGCCTGCCGGCCGGCCCGGCGACGAGGAGTACGGCCTGATCGGCGCAGGTGAAGGCCATGAAGCGGCTTCGGCCGTTGCCGAGGAGCGGGAGCGTCCCTTCGGCGAGGTGGACGACGGCGTCTACGTCAAGCCCACTCCGGTAACCTCCGGCCAGGACGTCACCATCTGGTACTCCGGACTGCTGGCCCGCCACGGTGCCGATCAGGTCTTCTTGCACTACGGGTTCGGCCCGGGGCGCTGGTCTGACGTGCACGACGTGCCCATGCAGAAGGTCGGCTGGATCGGGCAGACGCCCCTCTGGGAGGCACACCTCGAGGCCAAGGGGTTCGGTACCCTCGAGTTCTGCTTCCGCGATTCCGCCGACCACTGGGACAACAACAACGGGCACAACTGGGTGTACCAGATTCATTGGGGCGCCCGCTGA
- a CDS encoding substrate-binding domain-containing protein, translating to MKGSRPLRNGVREARVRLGLSQQELARAAGVTRQTIGGIEAGLYQPSVAVAMRIARVLGAGVEDLFWLEDEVPRVEAVMALPPARPASGRVSLARVGGRWVAYPLGGERAFRTEVVPVDGLVEEGEEAGGEGRVAVRLVGGDVEDLERGVVIAGCSPALGLWAREAERRHPGLRVQWLHANSTQALEMLAKRLVHVAGVHLRDPATGEYNVSFVRRALPGRAVSLIHLGTWREGLAVWPGNPKGLRGAADLARPGVRVVNRERGAGARALLEEALRAAGVPGETVQGLDRVVFSHQEVAREVARGAADAGVVPAAVAAAYALDFVPLQEARFDVAIPDEWLTLEPVRQLLATLSLRALRRQLELAGGFTTERTGELVARVVA from the coding sequence ATGAAGGGCTCCAGGCCACTTCGCAACGGGGTACGCGAAGCCCGCGTCCGCTTGGGCCTCAGCCAGCAGGAGCTGGCCCGGGCGGCCGGGGTGACGCGTCAGACCATCGGAGGCATCGAAGCCGGGCTCTACCAGCCGTCGGTGGCCGTGGCCATGCGGATCGCCCGAGTGCTGGGCGCCGGGGTCGAGGATCTCTTCTGGCTCGAGGACGAAGTGCCGCGGGTAGAGGCCGTCATGGCCCTGCCCCCGGCCCGCCCTGCTTCGGGCCGCGTGAGCCTGGCCAGGGTAGGAGGGCGCTGGGTGGCTTATCCCCTGGGGGGCGAGCGCGCCTTCCGCACGGAGGTCGTGCCGGTGGACGGCCTCGTCGAGGAGGGAGAGGAGGCGGGCGGCGAGGGTCGGGTCGCCGTGCGCCTGGTCGGTGGCGACGTGGAGGACCTGGAGCGCGGGGTCGTCATCGCAGGCTGTTCGCCTGCCCTGGGGCTATGGGCGAGGGAGGCCGAGCGACGGCACCCGGGCCTCCGGGTACAGTGGCTGCACGCCAACAGCACTCAGGCGCTCGAGATGCTGGCCAAACGCCTCGTGCACGTGGCGGGAGTGCATCTGCGGGACCCGGCGACGGGCGAGTACAACGTGTCGTTCGTCCGCCGGGCTTTGCCGGGGCGGGCCGTCTCGCTCATCCACCTCGGGACCTGGAGGGAGGGGCTGGCGGTTTGGCCCGGCAACCCCAAGGGGCTGCGAGGGGCCGCGGATCTGGCACGGCCCGGGGTCCGCGTGGTCAACCGGGAAAGGGGTGCGGGAGCGCGAGCGCTTCTGGAAGAGGCGCTGCGCGCGGCGGGCGTGCCCGGTGAAACCGTGCAGGGCCTCGACCGCGTCGTCTTCTCCCATCAGGAGGTGGCCCGGGAGGTGGCTCGAGGCGCGGCCGACGCCGGCGTCGTGCCCGCGGCGGTGGCCGCCGCCTATGCCCTCGACTTCGTGCCGCTGCAGGAGGCCCGCTTCGACGTCGCCATCCCCGACGAGTGGTTGACCCTGGAGCCGGTCCGCCAGCTCCTGGCGACCCTGAGCCTGCGGGCGCTGCGGCGCCAGCTCGAGCTGGCCGGCGGGTTTACGACGGAGCGCACGGGCGAGCTCGTGGCCAGGGTGGTGGCCTGA